The sequence below is a genomic window from Corynebacterium afermentans subsp. afermentans.
CGCGCTTGTCAGCGGCGTAGGCGCCGTAGACACCGTTGATCTTAAGGTTGCCGTAGGTGGCGTCGTGGATGTAGGTGTCGCGGGGAATCGACACGGCCGTCGCCTTGGAGCCGTCCTCCGGGATACGGATCACCATGATGGTGTCGGTGTTGATCTCACCGTCGGCGATGCCGGCGTTGAGGCGGGCGAGCTCGTCCTCGCTTAAGGGGTTGCCCTGGGCGTCCGTGCGTGAGTCGGAGCCGACGAGCAGGATGTCCACTGCGCCGTCGAGCGCTGCGTCGTCCTTATTGCCTTTGCCCTTGGATTTGCTTTGGGAGCTGACATCGAGCTCCGAGGCGGAAAGCTGCCCGCCCAAGCGGCCGACGGCGAAGTAGCCGACGCCGGACAGGGTGATCGCCATGGCAGAGACCACTGCTAGGACCCCTTTGACCACGGGGTGTCCGGATTGGGACACGTCTCGCGCTCGCGATGGTGCCGCCTGAATGTCGCGGGCACGCCGGTTGGGGTCAGTCACGCGGGGAAGTATACGACATCCCCTCTCGAATCCCTGCTGCAGTGCCTGTGCCGTACACCAATTTCGGCCCCACCGGTGGGTATGATTCCAGCCATTGTGAATGCAGACTTTCTCCACACACCTGAGGCAGCGGCGGGCAATCCGCCGCTTGCGGTGATTACGGTGACGTACTCGCCGGGCGAGCATCTGTCGCACCTGATTGCCTCGCTCGACGCGGCGACGCGCGGCAAGGTGCACTTGGTCTGCGCGGATAACGGCTCCACCGACGGCGCGCCGCAGCGCGCGGCCGCCGAGCACAAGCACGTGGAGTTTCTGCCCACCGGGGGAAACATCGGATACGGGGCGGCGATTAATGTCGCGGCCGCGGCGCTTGCGGAGCGTCGAGAAGCGAATGCGATCCGAAGCGACTACTTCCTCATCGTCAACCCTGACGTTGAGTTCGGCCCGGGCAGCATCGACGAGCTGATCCGCTGCATCGACGCCGCGCCCGAAGCAGGTGCGGCGGGCCCACGCATCGAGGAAGCGGACGGTTCCGCGTACCCCAGCGCGCGCGAGGTGCCAGGACTTGCAACGGGTACCGGGCATGCATTGCTTTACGACGTCTGGCCGCACAACCCCTTTTCCCGCGCTTACAAAGCAGACGCGAACATGCACGTCCAGCGCACCGCAGGGTGGCTCTCCGGCGCGTGCCTGCTGGTGCGGTGGGAAGCCTTCGACGCCATCGGCGGCTTCGACGAGCGCTACTTCATGTACCTAGAAGACATCGACTTCGGCGACAGGCTTTCGCGCGCCGGGTGGGATAACTTGTACTGCCCGTCGTCGGTGATCTTGCACGATCAGGGCCATGTGGCGGGCAAGTTCCGTAAGGTCACGGTGCCCGCGCACCACGGCTCGGCCTACCGCTTCCAACGCGACAGGCACCCGCACCCGTGGCAGGCCCCGCTGCGTTGGGCGCTGTGGCTCGGGCTGAAAGTCCGCGGGGCGTTCCAGCTTGGGCTTCGCAAGCCGAGCCGGTGCAACAAAACTTAGAGAGAACTCCAGTAGGCAGGAAGAAAAGGACGAGCAATGGCAACTTCGGAGCACATCGGCGCCGCACAGGCGACCGACGGGGCAGTGGCAGAGATGGATGCGGTGATCCTGGTGGGCGGGCGCGGCACGCGCCTGCGCCCGCTGACGGTGTCGACACCGAAGCCGATGCTGCCCACCGCGGGGTACCCATTCCTGGCGCACCTGCTGGCCCGAATCAAGGCCGCCGGCATGCACCACGTCGTGCTGGGCACGTCCTACAAGG
It includes:
- a CDS encoding glycosyltransferase family 2 protein, which produces MNADFLHTPEAAAGNPPLAVITVTYSPGEHLSHLIASLDAATRGKVHLVCADNGSTDGAPQRAAAEHKHVEFLPTGGNIGYGAAINVAAAALAERREANAIRSDYFLIVNPDVEFGPGSIDELIRCIDAAPEAGAAGPRIEEADGSAYPSAREVPGLATGTGHALLYDVWPHNPFSRAYKADANMHVQRTAGWLSGACLLVRWEAFDAIGGFDERYFMYLEDIDFGDRLSRAGWDNLYCPSSVILHDQGHVAGKFRKVTVPAHHGSAYRFQRDRHPHPWQAPLRWALWLGLKVRGAFQLGLRKPSRCNKT